In [Limnothrix rosea] IAM M-220, the genomic stretch CAGATGCCAAAGAATTTTTTCAATATAGTGCAGGCAAATGGCGTTCTAAGCGCGTCACCCATCACCTGCCGTTCCGTCGTGCCGAAGCGGGTGGCTCTGACATTAAAGTAGAAAACCTTGAAAAAGATGACGAGCGCATTGTCGAAATCTGCGAAATGCACAAAATGGACGCAGCCAATAGCGTTGGCGGTTCCTACGTCACCTGGGCGGGCTCTATGCAATGGGATAAAGACGACGAAAACCACGAAGGAAGTACCGTTTTTGCCCTAATTCCTGATGCTGACAATCCCCGCCAAGGCAAACTATTGCGCGAGCGTGGTTATGCGGAAATCGTTCCCGTTGCTGGCGAATATCACCTCGACGAAGAAGAAGGTTTGGTGCTCACCACTGAATACGAAACCATGACCATTTATGAGCGTTTCTGGTTTGCCAATGAAAATCTTCGCCTCAGAACCAGCACAGTAAAACGTTTTGGCGGCTTTAATACCACCACATTTTGTATGGAAGAGCGTGTCCTTGATGATGCAAAAAATAATGAGGAGGCGATCGCCGCGGCTGAGTCCCAGCCCTATGCCTTTAGCGGCTGGTAAGTAAAAAATAGTGTTTCATTACAAAAGCTTTATTCTCCAAACTTTAGAGCCGAAAACCATAGGCTTTCTTAGCAAAGGATGTTAAGGTAATAGACTGCAATTAATTGTATTTTTATTTTCTAAACACAACGGAATTATGGCTTTAACGCAAGAGCGTAAACAGGAACTCATGGGCGAGTATCAGATTCACGAAACTGATACTGGATCTGCGGATCTCC encodes the following:
- a CDS encoding phycobiliprotein lyase; translated protein: MQSFADAKEFFQYSAGKWRSKRVTHHLPFRRAEAGGSDIKVENLEKDDERIVEICEMHKMDAANSVGGSYVTWAGSMQWDKDDENHEGSTVFALIPDADNPRQGKLLRERGYAEIVPVAGEYHLDEEEGLVLTTEYETMTIYERFWFANENLRLRTSTVKRFGGFNTTTFCMEERVLDDAKNNEEAIAAAESQPYAFSGW